One Aquarana catesbeiana isolate 2022-GZ linkage group LG04, ASM4218655v1, whole genome shotgun sequence genomic region harbors:
- the LOC141141221 gene encoding uncharacterized protein, protein MSQTKSEHFTTRSEVYSRSTRRSVKSETIAIARAKAESAKVKADFAAKEAKIKAAFAEKEIKAAAEMQLKLEKLRMETALEELAAEKESAAAAAEADILEELAKPTSERLSNVLERKSVPDDGTERTSEYVRRHAEPGNCPLTAPRAESTPAIHMPYVKQESKPALSQFSAHSAARLSKHYVTVDQIENEERRVKRHSDCISDDRKYPPSSWHNRAPPGYSHNNQGMSDFFKFLARRELLAKGLAKFNDRPESYRAWRSSFRNATRDLELNASEEADLLVNWLGNESSEHARRIRDININYPSRGLSMIWERVDECYGSPEVIENSLFKRIDDFPRIPNKGYQKLRELSDLVTELQIAKAEGDLPGLAFLDTARGVNSIVQKLPYSLQETWISRGSKYKQKHNVPFPPFSYFVDFIRYQAKVKNDPSFDISSSDSAHPRSSKPALTRNFKDAPVAVRKTSVSPTQDPSRECPLHKKPHSLSKCRGFREKTLQDRRTFLKENRLCYRCCASTSHLGKDCKVSINCSECNSSEHNTALHPGPAPWTLTPSPTVDEHGGEQQDTVPPVVTPRCTQVCGEGLSNKSCSKICLVTVYPTGRREKAVKLYVILDDQSNRSLASSAFFDTFKIKEAGSSYLLKTCTGVSEETGRRAIGYQIESFNGQTTLPLPTLIECNQFPTDREEIPTPEVALHHGHLKGIAHLIPDLDPQAEIALLLGRDIIRVHKVRKQINGPHNSPYAQKLDLGWVIIGNVCLGSVHKPTSVNSLFTKTLEGGRPSLFQPCTNRFLVREKPASVIHSNPYTANLLCHEDRDHLGCSVFQRTKEDHKIGPSIEDHIFLEIMRQGFYKTNENSWVAPLPFKAQRPRLANNREQALKRFSSLRSNFQRRTEMKGHFFSFMSKMFEDDHAEIAPPLKDNEECWYLPIFGVYHPKKPGKIRVVFDSSSRHQGVSLNDVLLKGPDLNNTLLGVLIRFRKEAVAIVADIQQMFHSFQVKEEHRNFLRFLWFKDNDPTKNITEYRMKVHVFGNSPSPAVAIYGLKLSAQEGEKDVTQFIERDFYVDDGLKSLSSPEAAISLLKRTQSTLASSNLRLHKIASNSKVVMEAFPSQDYASDFKDLDLATDSLPMQRSLGLNWDLKSDTLTFQVDQETKPFTRRGVLSTINSLYDPLGFAAPITIQGKILLRELTADTCDWDSPLPPEKETLWVTWRDSLKTLSNLHVHRPYTHFPPTRIQSTKLCVFCDASVKAIGAVTYLKSVDIKGQVHIGFVMGKAKLAPCPETTIPRLELCAAVLAVEIAKLITSEMDLELEDTEFYTDSKRVKLRITASIKQFRTLLHAIILTESIPHNEDQGSSGNKGEQLEESMDQG, encoded by the coding sequence atgtcacagacaaagtcagaacacttcacaacaaggtcagaagtttactccagaagcacaaggaggtcagtgaaaagcgaaacaattgccattgcccgcgcaaaggcggaatctgcaaaagtaaaagctgactttgcggcaaaggaggccaaaataaaagctgcattcgccgaaaaagaaataaaagctgcggccgagatgcaacttaaattagaaaagttacgtatggaaactgcattggaggaactagctgcagagaaggagtcagcggctgctgcggccgaggcagacatcttagaagaacttgcaaagcccaccagtgagcggctcagcaacgtacttgaaagaaaatccgttcctgacgacggtacagagcgtacctcagaatatgtgCGGCGACACGCCGAACCAGGCAACTGCCCACTTACAGCACCGAGAGCGGAATCAACCCCTGCCATTCACATGCCTTACGTCAAGCAAGAAAGTAAACCCGCACTCAGTCAGTTTTCAGCACATTCTGCAGCCAGGCTATCAAAACACTACGTCACAGTTGACCAAATCGAAAATGAAGAACGACGGGTTAAAAGACACAGCGACTGTATCTCTGATGACcgcaaatacccaccaagttcctggcacaacagagcgccccctggctactcacacaacaatcaaggtatgtcagatttcttcaagttcttagcacgacgtgaactgttagcaaagggacttgcaaagtttaatgatcgccctgaaagttatagagcatggcgttcgtccttcagaaatgcaactagagaccttgagctaaatgcaagtgaagaagccgacctcttagtcaattggctggggaatgagtcgtcagagcatgcaaggagaatcagagacattaacattaattacccaagcagagggctgagcatgatatgggaaagggttgatgaatgttacggttccccagaagttatagaaaactctctttttaaaagaatagatgactttcccaggattcctaacaaaggctaccagaagctgagagaactgagtgacctagtgacagaactccaaatagccaaagcagaaggagacttgccaggccttgcctttctggacacagcccgtggcgttaactctatagtgcaaaagctaccttacagccttcaagaaacctggatttcacgaggctccaagtacaagcaaaagcacaacgtccccttcccaccattctcttattttgtggactttattcgctatcaagcaaaggttaaaaatgatcctagttttgacatctcatcatctgactctgctcaccctaggtcaagtaagcctgctctaacccgcaacttcaaagacgcacctgttgcagtacgcaaaacaagtgtatctccaacacaggatccaagcagagagtgtcctcttcacaagaagcctcattcgttgtcaaagtgcagaggttttagagaaaagactctccaagatcgcagaaccttcctcaaggaaaacagactttgttacaggtgctgcgcatcaacttctcaccttgggaaagactgtaaggtgagcatcaactgctctgagtgcaacagctcagagcacaacacagctctacatccagggccagcgccatggactcttaccccctcacccacagtggacgagcacggcggggagcaacaagacacagtacctcctgtagttacaccccggtgcacccaagtctgtggagaaggtctgtctaacaaatcctgctctaagatttgtcttgtcacagtttaccccacgggtcgcagagaaaaggcagtgaagctatacgtgatcctggacgatcaaagcaacagatcactcgccagctcagccttctttgacactttcaaaatcaaggaagccggctcttcatacttacttaagacttgtacaggggtaagtgaagaaactgggagaagagccattggttaccaaatcgaATCCTTTAATGGTCAGACTACCCTGCCCCTGCCAACTCTAATCGAGTGCAATCAGTTCCCAACTgatagagaggagatccctacaccagaggtggcacttcatcacggacatctgaagggcatagcacatctcatccctgacctggatccccaggccgagatagcacttctccttgggagggacatcatcagagttcacaaggtgagaaaacaaatcaatggtccTCACAATTCCCCTTATGCCCAGAAACTGGATCTgggatgggtcatcataggcaacgtatgcctagggagcgttcacaaaccaaccagcgtgaactctctctttacaaagacactagaaggtgggcgtccatccctatttcagccttgcaccaacagattccttgtaagagagaagcctgccagtgtaattcattccaacccttacaccgctaatcttctttgtcatgaagacagagatcatttagggtgctcagttttccaaaggactaaagaagatcacaaaattggcccatctattgaagatcatatcttcttggagataatgagacagggattctacaaaaccaacgaaaacagctgggtggcacccctgcctttcaaagcgcagagaccccgtcttgctaacaacagagaacaagctttgaaacgcttttcttccctcagatccaattttcaaagaagaacagaaatgaaagggcatttcttctcattcatgagtaagatgtttgaggatgaccatgctgagatagccccacctctaaaagacaatgaagagtgctggtacctaccaatcttcggtgtctatcaccccaagaagccaggtaaaatccgggtagtgtttgactccagctcacggcatcaaggggtctcattaaatgatgtcctcctaaagggaccagatctcaacaatacacttcttggtgttctcatcagattccgcaaagaagcagttgccatagttgcagacattcagcaaatgttccacagcttccaagtcaaggaagaacacaggaacttcttgagattcctatggttcaaagacaatgaccctactaaaaacattacagaataccgcatgaaagtgcacgtttttggtaacagtccatctcctgctgttgccatctatggacttaagctatctgcccaagaaggtgagaaagacgttacacagtttattgaaagagacttttatgtagatgatggtctgaaatcactttcttcacctgaagctgcaataagtctactcaagaggactcaaagcacgcttgcctcttcaaatctcagactgcataagatagcatcaaacagcaaggtcgtcatggaggccttcccttcccaagattatgccagcgacttcaaagatctggacttagctacagactcccttcctatgcaacgcagcctaggactcaactgggacctcaagtctgacacccttacctttcaggttgaccaagagacaaagcccttcacacggcgaggtgtcttatccaccatcaacagcctgtatgatccactcgggtttgcagcaccaattaccatccaaggtaagattctgcttagagagcttactgcagacacatgtgattgggattctccactacctcctgagaaagagacattatgggtaacatggagagactctttaaagactttatccaacctacacgtacatagaccatacacccactttcctcccacaaggattcagtctacaaagttatgtgtattctgcgatgcttcagttaaagcaataggagcagtaacctacctcaagtcagtagacatcaagggccaagttcatattgggtttgttatgggcaaggccaagctagcaccatgtcctgaaaccaccattccaagattggaactgtgtgctgctgtactagcaGTAGAAATAGCAAAACTTATTACATCTGAGATGGATCTAGAACTCGAGGACacagagttttacacagacagcaaa